One Phaseolus vulgaris cultivar G19833 chromosome 11, P. vulgaris v2.0, whole genome shotgun sequence genomic window carries:
- the LOC137808498 gene encoding uncharacterized protein, whose product MGNSSKRSMRNDMFNFNVLKFFDINTRSGKVLHPLPVTWEFPSPDWVRINTDGATRGSPSLAACGGIFRGSMKDFIGGFSAFLDIHIALVVEFYEIIHVTKEGGTLGLITVKKSGLGFLTFFVKMIVDT is encoded by the exons ATGGGTAATTCGTCTAAAAGATCTATGAGGAATGATATGTTCAACTTCAATGTGCTTAAGTTCTTTGAtattaatactcgtagtggcaaagttcttcatcctcttcctgttacatgggaatttccttcacctGATTGGGTTAGAATTAATACGGATGGTGCTACTAGGGGTTCTCCTAGTCTTGCTGCTTGTGGTGGTATTTTTCGTGGAAGTATGAAGGATTTTATTGGTGGTTTCTCTGCTTTCCTTGATATTCATATTGctttggttgttgagttttatgaaattatacatGTCACTAAAGAAG GTGGAACACTTGGTTTGATTACTGtgaaaaaatcaggtttaggattTCTCACATTTTTTGTGAAG ATGATTGTTGATACTTGA
- the LOC137830227 gene encoding linamarin synthase 2-like: protein MESPRTPKSHIVCVPYPAQGHVNAMMKLAKILRCMGFYITFVNSEYNHRRFIKSHGEEFVKGLPDFVYETIPDGLPPSDKDATQNIPLLCDSTRKTCYGPFRELVLKLECSVDVPPVTCVLADGTMGFAGRVARDLGIPEVQLWTASVCGYLGYLQYHELLQQGLVPFTDEKGIDETLNITIDWITGLSNIRRRDLPFIRVSSLDDILFDFLKFEAQDCLKSSAIIMNTFEELDEEGLEVLRVHNPNIYTIGPLDLLGSHFPEKEKGFMPVGSSLWKSDTNCLTWLNKWEHSSVVYVNFGSIAVMTEQQLKEFAWGLANSKLPFLWIKREDVVTDESASLPQEFFDEIKNRGYITNWCMQEKVLSHPSLGVFLTHCGWNSTVEAIYAGVPMICWPFFTDQLTNSRYVCANWEIGMEINRDVKREEITELVTEMIMGEKGKEIRHKSLEWKKKAIKATNVGGSSYNNFHKLIKKAFSCNDI, encoded by the exons ATGGAGTCACCTCGAACTCCAAAATCTCACATTGTTTGTGTGCCATACCCTGCACAGGGCCATGTAAACGCCATGATGAAACTTGCCAAAATCCTTCGTTGCATGGGTTTCTACATAACCTTTGTGAACAGCGAGTACAACCACAGGCGTTTCATCAAGTCCCATGGAGAAGAATTTGTAAAGGGTCTACCAGATTTCGTGTACGAGACCATACCCGATGGATTGCCACCTTCTGATAAAGATGCAACTCAGAACATTCCATTACTGTGTGATTCAACCAGAAAAACTTGTTATGGCCCTTTCAGAGAgttggtgttgaagctggagtgTTCAGTGGACGTGCCTCCAGTTACTTGCGTGCTTGCAGATGGGACTATGGGGTTTGCTGGAAGAGTTGCAAGGGATTTGGGCATACCAGAAGTTCAACTTTGGACAGCCTCAGTGTGTGGTTATTTGGGATATTTGCAGTATCATGAACTCCTTCAACAAGGCTTGGTTCCATTCACAG ATGAAAAGGGGATTGATGAGACTTTGAATATAACAATAGATTGGATTACTGGACTGAGTAATATTAGACGAAGAGACCTTCCCTTCATCAGAGTCAGTTCTTTGGAtgatattttgtttgattttttgaaATTCGAGGCACAAGATTGCTTGAAATCGTCTGCAATCATCATGAACACATTCGAAGAGTTGGATGAAGAAGGCCTTGAGGTTCTCAGGGTTCATAACCCAAACATATATACCATTGGTCCACTTGACTTGCTTGGTAGCCATTTTCCCGAGAAAGAAAAGGGTTTCATGCCAGTTGGGTCAAGTTTATGGAAGAGTGACACAAACTGCTTAACATGGTTAAACAAATGGGAACATAGCTCAGTGGTATATGTTAATTTTGGAAGCATAGCAGTAATGACAGAGCAACAGTTGAAAGAATTTGCTTGGGGGCTAGCAAATAGCAAGCTACCTTTCTTATGGATAAAGAGGGAAGATGTAGTAACAGATGAATCTGCATCTTTGCCACAAGAGTTCTTTGATGAGATCAAGAATAGGGGATATATAACAAATTGGTGCATGCAAGAGAAAGTGCTTTCTCATCCATCTCTTGGTGTGTTTCTAACCCATTGTGGTTGGAATTCTACAGTTGAGGCCATATATGCTGGTGTGCCTATGATTTGTTGGCCTTTTTTTACTGATCAACTCACAAATTCAAGGTATGTATGTGCAAATTGGGAGATAGGAATGGAAATTAATCGAGATGTGAAGAGAGAAGAGATAACTGAGCTTGTAACAGAAATGATCATGGGAGAAAAAGGAAAGGAAATAAGACATAAATCCTTAGAGTGGAAGAAGAAAGCAATCAAAGCTACTAATGTTGGTGGATCATCTTACAACAACTTCCATAAGTTAATTAAGAAGGCTTTTTCTTGCAATGATATTTGA